GCTCCTCTGACAGCATCACCTCTTTTTGAAGGGCTATTATAAAGCCAGACTTGTGGATGTGATCTAAGATCTCTTCTGCAAAATCAgggatatgaaataaaaaagaaaacatagcAGTCTACCTAAAATAAGCATGTGCATTTTCACTGCGTTGTACAGTGTCATTCAACACCTTTGGTGAAGGAGTCAAGGAGCAGTCTCACTGTTAATATGAGCTGTTATTGAAGGTGTATCTGTGCTTGCCCACGTGTGTACTTGTGCATTTGGCATGAGCCCCACCTCTGTTCTCCCTGGCAACGTCGGGGCGGATGAGAGCCAGTGTCCTCTCCACATGCTCTTCCTCCCCATCCTGCTCTATTACCGAGGCCGTCCGAAAGTTGGGGAAGAAGAAGGCGAGCTCCCTGCTGGCCTGGTCGCTGTCCTCACTACCGTGCACTGCGTTGAACAGTGTCTCTGTGCCGTATTGTGCCCGCAAGCTGCAGGAAGCCAGgggggagaaaggagaggagaccAGATGGTTGCTCGGCTGGTGCTCAACCAGAGAGAAGCATAATGTTTGGGTGTGTCTGATGGAGCAGGCGACAATGtgctttttgttcctttttccaGACTCCAGATTGTTTCGCACTGTTGCAATCAGCAGTGCAGAGATAAATGTCGATGCTGCAAACAAATGTTGTTCTTCCCAGAAATTATAATTTCACTTAATGACACTGGATCATATGCATAATTTCCAGTAACTAACCTTtctggcttttctctcttggcTTCTTCTATGTCTGCTGGGCCAATAAACTCACGCCATGCCGGTACAACGGTGGCAGATCCCTCTACCTGAGAGAGTACTAGAATATGGGAGGGACCACTGGACATAAACTGCACCAAATCCTCGAAGCATGCCTACAAACCATCAACACATACAAAGAGCAGGCGGTACACAGACACATATGTTAATGCACTGAATACAaaacctgcaaaaacaaatacatgtaTAAGTCATGCCCATTTATTATTTTCTCAGCAGTAGTATTTCACAGGCTTTTCtcacatattttaaatttttgtatctataacaATTTggtttcatcaaaaacagcaccataagcaaaatagaaaaaaaaaagctgcttacACAGCAACTCTATTTTGAGCCCTGTGCTAAAATGCAGATGGATGTGTCATGTGTAGCAAAGTAACTGAATGATTTTTGCACTGGTCGTGACTGCTCTGCTCCCAGTATGTTGACTCAGAATATTAATGGCCCTGGCTAACATCACAAACATTCACTGCATCATCATCAGTTTTCCTCACTTTGACTTGAATGCCAATCTATGCAATGAGCCTCTGTCTGTGAGAAGAATTGTCTTTTTGTTATTCTATACCACTCCCCTCTATTTCGCTATACCGCACCTCTGCTGCTTTGTGTTGGTAAAAATCTCGAGCTTCAGCCTCCGTCAGCGTGCGTTCCTCATGCGCCAGGATCTCAAAGCCAGCATCTTGAATCTATCCAGTAGAATATCAGCATCAACATAATGAATTAATATCAGCAGGAAAGCTTGAGACAATCTTTTCTTCTCCCAATGTGAGCAGTGATCTTCTTTATGTACCTTCATAATAATCTCATTTGCCTTGCCGTGAGCAACGGCGTCTGGTTTAATGATGGCAACTGTGTAGGATTTACTGGCAGGGACTGCAAGAGAAGAGAGGAGCTTGAGTGATGATTTGTAATTCTGACAGAATGcaaaatattccacagaatcAACAGGAAACAACAATGATAAGTAACATCAGCGCTGAAAATACTGCCAATTATATTTTTCCACAGTACCAATTACACTTTCTTCATTTTCTAAATGCTGTGGcaactcctcctcttctttgttCTCCTCATCTGTCAGAGCATTATCTTTCACCTAACAGAGACAcaacaaaggaaataaaaataatgaatccCTAAACATGACTGTCtttacatatgtatgtataaacTACAGCTATGGCTAATGGTGGCTTTAGTATTGTTTAACGTGGCTTTATAAGCTTTATTTTCCACCCAAGAGTCACATAagatatagaaaaaaaacagtaaagtaTTAGGTTGTAACcgggaaatgtttgttatttttgctcCAGTCTTTGCTTAGCTGGATACAATTTAATATATATTCAATTTCATTACATGtctgttttcaggaaaaccaACTTCTCTCTGCAGTCCAGAAAGCAAACAGACTGCAAATTATTAGTAAATGCCAATTTCTCCCAGAGCCCTGTACAGGTTATTTTAACTCGCCAAGCTACTAATAAATTCTAATAAAAATAAcctacaaacaaataaataagtggCTAAAAGCCATCATCCACAGAAGCAATTTTGAAATACTACTGTAGGAAAACAAAACgggtaaataataaaataaacacagactgaTTTGATTTTAGTCACATTGCTTTCAGCACTGGTAACATACACGCTGGCTTACTGTCACGTTGTTATGGACTACTTTACTTAGAACagaaaaattaattaatattaatgctTTAACAAGCCGTGACAAGTCAGCATGTCTGCAGAGAAACACTCTTTTGTTCTGGCAGAaatatgtgtgaatgcatgtgtatAATAAGCTCCTCACCACTTTGCGTTCACCACCTTGCTCCAGGACCAGCTTCTCATTGGCTAGCTCCTCCACAACCATCCTCTGAAGCATGGGAGCGTTTGCCCCACGCAGTACAGCCACCAGCTCCCCACCCTGTTCATTCAACACAAGCCTAGTGATAagttttcaaacatttttttttttacatgtaattTAGCATTTATAAAATGGTGAGATACCAAAAGGCTACAGAGGCCTATGTAATATGGAATatgcaacccccccccaaaaaaaaacaaatcagcaacaAGCTTAGAGAGTGTAATACTCTCTAAGCTTGTTGGTTAGTGAGTATTATGTCTGATCAAAATTAGTGTAATTTCGATCAgacaaataaatatttcaaaagaatattttttttaaattgacatAATATTTTTTCACCACAAGGAGGGGATGGCTCCAAAgccattttcacacacaaactacaggcCTGAAATTTTAGCTGTATCTGAGATGTTCAACTTTAAACAGCCAGCTTGCAAGTACAAAATCTGTGTGCTGGGCCCATGTGAGAACAGTCTAGGGACCTTAATTATTCACATAATACACATCAAGTGAGTGGTGTCATGTTTCCTGGCTGCGCTGACCAGGCACCACCCTCAATTAAACCAAGCACATTGCCAGTAGTGAGAATGTACCTGAAGATGGTTATGTGATGCAAACGATCATCCATAACAAGACTGAATGCTGGCAAGGGAATGCCTGCATATGCTCCTAATATGGGAAGGCCTACACGGCTCTGGCAGTGTGGGTTTGGGCATTTTCCTGCTGAAAGAGATGCTGCTGGTGCGCTGCTGCAAGAATGGGACAAGTAAAGGCTGGAGCGCCTCATCTCGATACTGCCATCTAGTCAGATTTCCACCAAGAACAGTCGGATCAGACATGGTGCTCTCATGGACAAGACTGCAGCAACACATGCCAGCATCCAGCATGCCAATAGCCTGGCCTCGGTCAGCCAGTCAGTTGCAGCATGGTGGGACACGTGACAATATTGTACATACAAAGGGTTTTTTGTGTTCTGTGATCACTTGGCTTGAGACTGCAGTAAATTGAGCCAATTCATAGGAGTTCAAATGACTTATTTGTGTTCGATAAACAAATCACCAATCCCATTTGAACTGAGAATATGTTTGGGCTTTCAAAGACATGCTGAGAAAGGGGATTTAAAGCAAAGATTGAGTCAATATTTTACGGCacaaaacatttctttctttgacTAGCATACTTGCTTATACTTAAATGTAGGTACAGAATAATACAACAAATTACATTTAATAATTGTAATAACCATTACAGGCTACAGGTATCATAAACTGAAATAGACTGAAATAACTAGAGACAGAAGTTgtgtacaaaaaaaacagcaaaacacacaGGCCTGTCTAGCACAGAATAATAGTGTGCTAACACTCTGTTTACTAAGCCATTTTTGCTACATTAAAATCCTATATTCAGCCACTGTGATGATATCTGATATTGTTTATGTTGAAACTGAGattgagacacacacatatatcacTTTGATAAtcagcttttatttaattaaataattcatATAATTATTAACAATCATTTAATATTTGATTTATAGGTTTActtcttttagttttattgcagtttttatttttatttaaaagttagttttcacttttattgaaAAGTGTTTTGTCACATTATATTGGATAATATTCAACTATATACAGTTCTACATATTTGAGATTATGCttaatttaataaagaaatttccCAACCTTTGAGATAAGCAAAGTATACTGTATCTTATCTTAGTAATGAAGCACTGAACACACATTTTGTCGTTGAACTATACAGTCAACTATATAGTATATAGCCAACTAGCCACATTTTTAGGCATATACATACCTTACTAGTACTGGGTTTGACCCCTTTTTGCCTTAAGTTCTGCCTttattcttcatggcatagattcagtaagttgctggaaacattccttagAGTTTTTTGGCCATATTCACATgaaagcatcacacagttgctgtagaTTTCGATTTGACTGCACGTCCACAATACAAATCGTTCATTCCACCACattccaaaggtgctctattggattcagatctggtgactggaggccatttgagtacagagAACTCACTGTCATATTCAGGAAACCAATTTGAGATGACTGAGCTTTGAGCTTTAAGATagatacactgtggtcataaaaggattgacatggtcagcaacaatactctagtaggctgtggcatttaaacaattATTAGTTGGCACAAAGTGTGCCAAAAAATATCTCCCACACCATTATACCACCAGCAGAATGAACAGTTGGTACAAAGGATGAATGGatgcatgttttcatgttgtttatgccaaattctgaccctaccctCACAtcaccaggcaacatttttccagttttccaTTGTGAGtgatgccacattcaaagtcgcTTAAATTACATTTCTCCCCATTTTGAAGCTCTGAACTTCAGCATGTCATTCTGACCACGTCTACTTGCCTAAAAGCATTAAGTTGCTCCTGTGTTGAGCATATTGGGTTGACTGATTACATTGTTGTGCTACTGAGCAGTTGAATAAGTGTACCTAATAGAGTGgcaagccacacacacacacacacacacacacacacacacacacagacacacactcaccccATAGAAGAGGAAGGTGGGTTCACATTTCCCTCGATACCTCTCCAAAACATCAATGCTGTCTGCTTCGGCCtgcaccaaaacacacacacacacacacacacaatttcaaAGGTCCTTCTCTGAAAATTTTAAAttcttcatattttttattGACTCTTCTTACTGTGGCAAAATGAAGCAAGTCATCACCCAGTTCATTCTTTATTTTTCGCAGGAGACTAACCACAGCACGACAGGGACCACACCACTGCTGATACACATCTACGACTGCAATGAGAAAGTCAGCAACtgattgtgtgcgtgtgtgtgtgtacaagacAGGAGGACAGAAAGGAGGGGTGGCAGGCTGGTACAATTATCACACTGAGCACAGGGGGGCAGCATAACACAGCAAATAAGTAACCACGATGCCAGCAGTCCTTCACATCACGCTGTAACATCTTTATAACAGTTCTTGTGGAGCGTTCATTTTTATTAGGAGAACAGGTCTTTTACCGATGAAAGTCTTACCTGTTAAACCCTTGGTTGCAAGCATCTCTTCCCACTGCTCTTGGTTTGTGACGGAAGCCTGGATATGAAAAGACAAACTGTTATCCCCAGGGATGATAAAAGtagctttaaaaaacacaaaatcacaaaaGCACAACCTGCAGCGTTGCCTCCTTTTTCTTGCCTGCCATTTGTCTCGTAGGTCAACTTAAACGATATATttaaactaaaaatataaaactactGAGCGCAGAGTAATATGGTAAAAAGAAAAGGATAAAGCTTAATTAGCCAAAATGCTAACACGCCGAAATATTTCCTCAGATGGTGCTCGCGCTTGTTTGGCCCCTTGGTTGCTAAGCAACGCCGCCTTCCGCTTCCCGAAGTCATCCCAGGATCAGACTGTTGCTTGTACTATCTTCAATAATTAATGCTAAGGCAGGCCGCATTTTCCTCCTGCCAGGTTAATGTATCACGGCAGTAAAAAGAAGGCATCTCTGAGCGGAAGCACACAAACCTGTTTAACTTTTGGATCCAGTTTTTACATGGAAAACTGCAGAAAAACCTCTCTATCAGCGGACCCTGCGGGCTCATTAGGAAAAAAACTAAAGCACAGGAGGTCAACTTAGCTACCGCTGTGTTACACGTAAGCACATAGCTTTCATTTATTCATGTGTATTATATTCTATATCAATAATTAATAATCTGTTTTCTTGTTGATTTGTTTGCAAAGGTTCATACAAGATATAAAACGCCCTCTTAGGGGAATTCAGGGGTTCAACGTTATTACACTGAATATAAAAATAGCAGAAAAGctaaatcaaagtgaaaaacacTGTGAGCTTACCAGTGTCTAAATCAATGactgtataaaatataaaaattttaTACAGTCATTGGTCTAAATGATAGCAATACTGCACACAGAGTGTGGCCTTCTTGATCAGCTTATCAAGAcaaaatagttttgttttttaaaaagtaaatatgtAGCTATAATACTGTGCAAAACTCTTGGGCCACTCCTGGTTTCTTTAGATTTTGCCAGTAGGTAATTTTTAAAGTGATCATTAGCATTAGCTCTCCATTGGTCGCTTTCCTTTCCTCTTCTCTTCAGTTCTTTGTgccgttttgttttgtttttgtttttttaatttgttaagccacttaacactgacctatgaatcattcaagcataaaaaggaaACCTAGCTCAGGGGATAAACCAGtcttgtgtctacacataacagagaACTAAGAACCAATTTCAGATGATATCTTTAGGCATTTCTTTTACCGACATCTTGttgttaaaaaacacatttgttacAATTTCTTCAGTCGAATCTATGAATACTGGCAAAGATAACAGTTttacaggcataaaatagtatttttgcaagCCAAAAACTTgacatatctcagcatggtgtgtgGTGTGTCTTTAAAGGAAAGTGGGCAAGTAGAGGAACAAAGAAGAAATGCCAGACCTAAAacactatctacagcagatgaacagtatacTCATGTCCTTTAAAACTGGGAAAAAGTCCAGCAAATACCTGACACAGGACATGAGAGATCCATCTGAACCTtaagttgatccatctactgtatATTGAAGTCTCTACAGAAATTATATCATTGGAAGCATGGCTGTCAAAAAGCCATTTTTAAGGAAatgaaacagggagaaaaggctgggGTATTTAGGCCAAATTACACAACAACCGGACTGAAAATCTGTGGCAAAAGGTCTATAGTCAAACATCAAAATTGGAAATTTTTGGTTAAAATCACTAATAGTACTTATGGAGAAggaaaatattacaaaataagGGTGGTTAAAgatttttgcacaatactgtacTTTAAAATATGTGTATGCTGACCAAAGACCTTTAAACCAATAAGATAAGAAAAAGAATACAGTATATTCTCTAATTATTTGGCTGTGAAGGCTGCACGGTATGGTATATAGAGACTCTGCAGTCTGTTTTCAAAATACCATTTTGTTTTCTAAGGTGAATTTAATTTATGTGGTGTAAGAAAGCAAGCTCAGTAAGTAAGTTAGCAAATCACCAGTGTATTCATGTCTGCATTAGGAAAAGTTAATTGCAAACTGTACATCTGGTGCTTTGTATTCCTGGATAAACATGTATTTAACAGATTAAGGTGCACAAGCAAAGTGACTGTAgctacattttaatgaatatgtTTAATGGATTTAATTTATTCTTATGTGCAGAGTTAGATCGTGTCTTCACCATCTGTAATTACCAGAAAATAACATTTTGTCAAGATttaattttggggtttttttgtggttCTGGATAATCCTTATCTGCCACGCAAACAAACCATTAGTCAAACCAAAGTTGTGCTTGCTGTTATTGTAGGAAGCTGTAAGCATATATCAAGAGTTTAACATTGACAACCTGTGTGGGTTGCGTTTGATCGCAGGAGATTGACAATGGTAGAGAAACATAAGCAGATGGCAAAACCAGAAATTATTTACAAGTTTAATACCACAAAATGTACAGAAAAACCCTTTGTATCAGTTTAGTCTGTTGATGTGTAATAGATGATTTTGCACTACATTTGTCATGTAAATAAATGATCTTCCCACTGTATGGTATGTGGGTGTGGAACAGATGTCACTTCTCTGGGACTGCATATGAAGCCCAGGTATACACAGGCCCTTTGAATTGTTTTGTTATTTGCTATGCtgcaaataaaattaaacaaaaaaaataaataaaaaaataccttTGTGGACATTTATAAACAGTGAGCAGATATTATCACTTACCAGCCATTACCAGTGATTGAATGTggcagaacaaacaaaaacaatacttggattctttatttaattttttaatgaatatttaataGTATTCTCCCAGCCTTTCATGACAGGTGGACACGATCCTGGTTCTGGCAgggtttcttcctcttaaaaaggagttttttcttcccactgttgccaagtgcttgcttaaaggattttcactgtattattttaaggtctcgactttacaatataaagggtATTGAgccaactgctgttgtgatttggtgttaaataaataaaattgaattgaaatggtGTTTAATTGCCTTTTGCATTAAATTTTGTGGAatcatgtgttttgttttgttttgttgtggtgtgtttttttgtgtattgttttgctttattttaactAAATCCTTTACTTTACACGACTCTCTCATGAAATATAACCAAAATAACTGAAACTGTGCTCTCCAGCGATGTGGATTAACATGACCTTGACTCTGCAAACACAGCCTATAAACATCTTTTGTGAGTCATGATCATGAGTTGGAATAAGTCTGTAACCTTAGTTCATCCCACTCTGTGTAAGGTGTGTTTGTTCCTTGAGTGTGAAAAGGGACACGGTCTACTGGCTGCCTGTTGCCTGTTGTCATTATACCTGTTTTTGTTCCCACCTTTTACCATTTGGGTTGTGTTTTATGTGCTGGGCATTCTAGTAGAATGTGAGTCTTATATAAAAAagtcattattatcattattgctGTTGGAATAATTAATAGCTTCCCTagtatttattttctctgccCTTTGTCTCACTTCCATTTTTGTTCCTTAGTCCCActgtgtttctttgttcattgttggtgttgactgtgtttgtttctttgggtCTTTTCATGTTTTACTTTCAGGTTAGTTTTCCTGCATGGTCCGTTTCCTGATCATTTTCACCTGTCATTGATTGCATGTTCATATCTCACCCTCTTCTGTGTCTAATCTGTAATCACATCATTAGATACACGCAAGTACCTGGTTGGGCcttcttttgccttcagaactccCTCAAATCTTCAAGGGATAGATTCAATAAGgtactggaaacattcctctgagattttagtccatattgacatgataacaTCACTCAGCCATCAGAAGTTGGGTAGgtatactgtggtcataaatGTGCTGGGCTTGGTCGGCAATAATATTCAGGTAGGCTGTGTGTAAATGATACTCACTTAATTAAGGGGTCCAAAGAGTGCAGAGAAAACATACCCGACATCATTAGCCTGAACCTTTGATGccaggcaggatggatccatgcgtTCATATTTTTTATGACAAATTCTGACCtattagctgacaggagtggcaactggtgtggtcttctgctgattcagtGTGCTGTGTGGTCACcaatgctcttctgcacaccttGGTGTAATTTAGGATTATTTGAATTACTTTTTACATATCAGTTGAAAGCAATCAAACCATTCTTCTCTGGCTTTAAGATAGCGTTTTCATCCAGAGAAATGCcattcactggatattttttctcttttggacCATTTTCACTTAGATGGTTGTGTGAGAAAATTATATACTCAACATCTTGGCAACAGCCACACAACATTCAAGGTGACTTGAATTAACTTTGTTCTTGTGATGTTCTTTGGATTTACTCTCTGTCTCACCTGTGTTTTGGATTCCTGTTTACTTTATgggctttgtttttttaggtcTTTGGTTACTTACAGTTTACTAAGCTAAATCCTCTATGTCATATCATATCACATACACTGTAGTCCAGTAGTAGTGTAGActacagatgacagcttacagaaTGTGTTTGGATTGGACCCAAACCACCAACCAGTTTAGTACATTCAGCACTTCCAGTAATAATTTTATTGTTTCTGCAGTAGCACATTCACTTGGGTTTTGAGTATTGGTTGGACAGGATGAGGCATCTAAAGACATCAACATGGACTTGATGACTTGCATTTTTGCAGTGTATTTGCAGCAATAGACACTAAAACCCTCTTTATTATTGCATCAATTCTCACTTTATGAAAGAGGAATACTGATGAACTTGGGTGCCATTTTTAAGCAGAATGATCTATTCCTGTTCCCCTCCCAGGCCCATTAcacaaatgaaattaaaataattagcTGTTGAAACATTATCCACTGGCCCTCATTTTTGGTATTTCATTCACGCTCCTTGTGTACTACAAAATTTCCCACCATCCCACTTTTAACTCTTTAAGCTCGGGTTTGTGTTCAGTGTTGATTTAAGCTGAAACTGCTTCTTATGCACTTTTGAGGTAAAGACCAAAGGGGCATTGGTGTTAGAGCTCTCCATACTTTCTTACTTTGCGCTCTCCTGACGCCTTTGAGCGGCTGCCCTTCAActataacattttatttgaaagtgaAATAGGTCCTCTAAAGAGATCAGACCACTTTTGCATGCTCTTCCCACATGAATTTCAATGAACTGCTGCACTTAAGCGGTTCAGCtccacagcctcctccctcacAAACTAAGTGAGCCCAGGAAAAACAAGCCTTGCAATTGGAGTAATTTTGTAAAAGGATGAATCACATCACACTGTGACAGTAAGTGAGAAAGAGAATTATAAAATGAGACACTCAAAATGAAATGCCAGCGTCCTTTTATTTTAGCGACAACAGCTGTACAGTTTGTTGTTTTGCTCCCACTGTGCTGTATGTGGCGTATGACACATTTCTATTAGTAACCCCGTGTCTCGCTCTGAGCTCATTACGTGGCCAGATGGGAACAACAATCACCTCCTTCCATCACCACAGCTGTGACAAGGTCCTGACACGTCCACAGAAATAAGATCTGtcctgtgtttctgtgctgCGTTTCATCATGAAGGAGGGTGATTGCTTATGTTCTATCAAGTCGATGAGAAACATTGATTTGATGGTTTAGTCTCATGTGTCCAATTGAAATTTTGACCTTTGTACCATCAAATGCCATCAGTAAGgtctgctgctggctgaatgaTGAACAGATATGCATCTGCCCTATGCTCATTCAACACGGTAACGATGTGCTGATCCCTAAATCAATATGTCACATGGTTG
This DNA window, taken from Oreochromis niloticus isolate F11D_XX linkage group LG16, O_niloticus_UMD_NMBU, whole genome shotgun sequence, encodes the following:
- the nme9 gene encoding thioredoxin domain-containing protein 3 homolog isoform X2, with the translated sequence MAGKKKEATLQASVTNQEQWEEMLATKGLTVVDVYQQWCGPCRAVVSLLRKIKNELGDDLLHFATAEADSIDVLERYRGKCEPTFLFYGGGELVAVLRGANAPMLQRMVVEELANEKLVLEQGGERKVVKDNALTDEENKEEEELPQHLENEESVIVPASKSYTVAIIKPDAVAHGKANEIIMKIQDAGFEILAHEERTLTEAEARDFYQHKAAEACFEDLVQFMSSGPSHILVLSQVEGSATVVPAWREFIGPADIEEAKREKPESLRAQYGTETLFNAVHGSEDSDQASRELAFFFPNFRTASVIEQDGEEEHVERTLALIRPDVARENREEILDHIHKSGFIIALQKEVMLSEEQVRQFYCQHVEEDYFPALLQTMTSGPVLALALARKGAVSHWKTILGPSDINKAKEESPDCLRAQFAVENKPINQLHGSGSREEAEREISFFFPKQQTLAVIKPDAMEEHREAILEEIRGRGFSVTRLKETVLSREMAEEFYKEHREKPFFNQLVEFMCRGPCMMLVLTKENAVEEWRAMMGPTDPNKARETSPESLRARFAADILHNSVHGSSNEQHAEEKIRFIFGDISTDAELTSDDPISAKEEEKAAEKNTEIIESSTEEISSSREGVHIKKKGIPIQGLDPLESALLQNLSCFRIDEKAIEYFHHFTKTGMRYWYLYVY
- the nme9 gene encoding thioredoxin domain-containing protein 3 homolog isoform X5 — its product is MAGKKKEATLQASVTNQEQWEEMLATKGLTVVDVYQQWCGPCRAVVSLLRKIKNELGDDLLHFATVQAEADSIDVLERYRGKCEPTFLFYGGGELVAVLRGANAPMLQRMVVEELANEKLVLEQGGERKVVKDNALTDEENKEEEELPQHLENEESVIVPASKSYTVAIIKPDAVAHGKANEIIMKIQDAGFEILAHEERTLTEAEARDFYQHKAAEACFEDLVQFMSSGPSHILVLSQVEGSATVVPAWREFIGPADIEEAKREKPESLRAQYGTETLFNAVHGSEDSDQASRELAFFFPNFRTASVIEQDGEEEHVERTLALIRPDVARENREEILDHIHKSGFIIALQKEVMLSEEQVRQFYCQHVEEDYFPALLQTMTSGPVLALALARKGAVSHWKTILGPSDINKAKEESPDCLRAQFAVENKPINQLHGSGSREEAEREISFFFPKQQTLAVIKPDAMEEHREAILEEIRGRGFSVTRLKETVLSREMAEEFYKEHREKPFFNQLVEFMCRGPCMMLVLTKENAVEEWRAMMGPTDPNKARETSPESLRARFAADILHNSVHGSSNEQHAEEKIRFIFGDISTDAELTSDDPISEEEKAAEKNTEIIESSTEEISSSREDDPQTGGSIDPEHSN